From the genome of Mugil cephalus isolate CIBA_MC_2020 chromosome 2, CIBA_Mcephalus_1.1, whole genome shotgun sequence, one region includes:
- the LOC125004768 gene encoding proline-rich protein 18-like yields the protein MAEDASECPSGCLNRSVSSSVPPLFFFQHFSSTTELISYLMLCVAKMPFIPPVSIARSGSGRAGKEKSISDTSSPLDNTKVEAGDKGSSVKERLASNLKQLGKKSQPRSHLPLMKGVPGSELHAKRRDRLLPSSQTDRSPASRSGDSKAQQHKRVSHSPVRSEPGGARARSRDREEVHFTLTLTPEAVLLLQRRNGERRQRSPARNAASGAGAPGSATDSRRRRESVSRRHQPAAQRKSPLNNRAAAKSNSDAQPGDISSILKISLLNEQHRYDDVEYEEEEVFGVDERVVLKCTEWLRGLENTPVTMGNSLGKSVSSVKSF from the coding sequence TGCcccctttgtttttcttccagcacTTCAGCAGCACAACTGAGCTCATTTCCTACTTGATGCTGTGCGTTGCCAAAATGCCTTTCATACCGCCAGTGTCGATCGCTCGCTCTGGGTCAGGACGGGCCGGGAAGGAGAAGTCCATCAGCGACACTTCATCACCTCTGGACAACACTAAGGTTGAAGCTGGAGACAAAGGCAGCTCAGTGAAGGAGAGGCTGGCTTCAAACCTGAAGCAGCTGGGGAAGAAGAGTCAACCCAGGAGTCATCTGCCTTTGATGAAAGGGGTGCCGGGGTCAGAGCTGCATGCGAAGAGAAGGGACCGCCTGTTGCCCTCGTCGCAAACGGACCGGTCCCCGGCCTCCCGCTCGGGGGACTCCAAGGCACAGCAGCACAAGCGCGTGAGCCACAGCCCCGTGAGGAGCGAGCCAGGGGGGGCGAGGGCGAGGAGCAGGGACCGAGAGGAGGTCCATTTCACGCTGACTCTCACACCCGAGgctgttctgctgctgcagcggaGGAACGGCGAGAGGCGCCAGCGTTCACCGGCCAGGAATGCCGCGAGTGGAGCCGGCGCCCCCGGGAGCGCCACGGATTCCAGGCGCAGGAGGGAAAGCGTCTCTAGAAGGCACCAACCAGCAGCGCAGAGGAAGAGCCCCCTCAACAACAGAGCGGCTGCTAAAAGCAACTCCGACGCCCAACCGGGGGACATAAGCTCGATTTTGAAAATCTCGCTCCTGAACGAGCAGCACAGGTACGATGACGTGGagtacgaggaggaggaggtcttcGGCGTGGATGAGCGCGTGGTGCTGAAGTGCACCGAGTGGCTGCGTGGGTTGGAGAACACACCCGTGACGATGGGTAACAGCCTCGGCAAGAGTGTAAGCAGCGTTAAGAGTTTCTAG